The Vicinamibacterales bacterium region CCGCGGCGGCGGCGTCGCGCGTCAACCGCGCGGCCTGCACGGCGAGCCGCGTCATTCCGGCGTCGAAGATCGGCTGCTCGAGCGCGACAGTGGTCCGCGTGTTGGTGACGGGATCCGGCTGGTTGAGGGCCGGAATCGCGAAGTTGGCGGCCGCGAACCGCCGCTGTGAGAGCAGCGAGCTGAAGACGAAGACGGGCTGGTTGCCGCGCTGCACGGCCTCGGTCACGTCGACGCGCGGCCAGAAGCCCGAACGGGCGAGCCGGATGCGCGCGTCCGCTTCGTCGATCGCCGACGCGAGCGCCCGCGCGTCCGCGGTCTCCCCCTGTGCGCGTTTGATCGCGTCCTCGAGCGTCAAGGAGCTCTGCGCGAGCGCGCCATTCACCCCCGCAATGGCGGCGAACAGCCCCGCCAGTGCGGCCCGCACCCCCAGGCTCCCCGTCACGATGTCATCTCCTTGCGTCCGTCCTCTCGCGTCGTAAGAGCCAGCGGCCGCACAACCGGTTCACACAATCTGTGTTCCCGGCCGCGAGGCGGCGAGCGCCGGCCCCCGGCTCGTTCCAAACGGTTGTCTTTGCGACAGTTGATGCGGGCGCGCGCCGGCGCCCCGCCCACCGGCAGCAGAGAATCGTGGGAGAATTTCAGCGATGAGCGGGGATATTGCGGCGCGTCCCGCGGCTGAAGCGGCGAGCGACGACGAGCTGGTGGCGGCCGCCCGCAAGGGGGACGCCGCCGCGCTGGAACGGCTGCTCGTGCGGTACCAGCCGCACCTCTACCGGTTCGGCCTGAGCATGTGCGGCAACGTCGAAGACGCCGGGGACGTCACGCAGGAGAGCCTCATCTCGATGGCGCGGGCGCTGCCCGACTTCCGCGGCGAATCCTCGGTCTCCACCTGGCTGTACACGATCGCGCGGCGGTTCTGCATCAAGAAGCGGCGCCGGAGCAAGTTCGCGCCGGCGCGCGAAGACTCGCTCGAGGCTCTCGAACGCACTGCCGAAGGTATCGCGGATCCCGCACCGGGTCCCGAGCAGGAGGCGAGCAACCGAGAGCTGGCGGAGGTCCTCACGCGGGCAATCGATGCGCTGGCGCCGCCCTATCGTGAAGTGTTGATCCTGCGCGACGTCGAGGGGCTGTCGGCGCCTGAAGTCGCCAGGGTCACCGGGGTCAGCGTCGATGCGGTCAAGAGCCGGCTGCATCGCGCACGGGTTGCCGTCCGCCAGGCGCTCGAGCCGATCCTGATACAGCCGCCGAACCAGTCGCCGCGCCCCGCGGCCTGTCCCGATATCCTGACGCTCTTCTCCCGGCACCTCGAAGGGGAGATCGATCCCGCGGTCTGCGCGTCGATGGAGGCGCATCTGGCGGAATGCCCCCGCTGCGGCAGCGCCTGCGAGTCGTTGAAGCGGACCCTCGCCGTCTGCCGGCAACTGCCGACGCCGGACGTGCCGCGGCCGCTCGCCGCGTCGATCCGAGCCGCCATCCACAGCCTCGTTCACTCGCGTTAGAGATCGGACGCGCGGAGGATTGCGCGGGCGCGGGGAGTTTCCCGCGCGCGCGCGACAGCTCGGCGTGACCAGCGGGTCCGCAACCCGGCGCAATTTCAGCCGGCGCCGGCCCGGAGGCGGTGGAGCCGCCGTTGCACGAGCCCCCGGCGAACCGTTTTGCGCGCGACTGGCTCCTATGGAGCGGGACAGGCCGGCGCCCGGCCACCCGTCCATCGCTGTCGCCCCGGAGGAAACCATGCTCGTCCGACAGGTTGCTGACCCGAAGCTCGCGCAGTTCGCCTATTTGATCGGATGCCCTCGAACAGGGGAGGCGATCGTCATCGATCCCGAGCGCGACGTCGACCGGTACTTCGACCTCGCCGCCCGCCACAAGCTGCGCATCGCCGCCGCGGCGGACACGCATATTCACGCCGACTATCTCTCGGGGTTGCGGGAGATGGCGGAGCGCGGCGTCCTGGTGTACGCATCGAAAGAGGGAGGACCCGAGTGGCAGTACGAGTGGCTGCGTCATGGCGGCTACCGGCACCGCCTGCTCGGCCACGGCGATCAGTTCTCGGTCGGCAACATCGAATTCCGCGCCGTCCACACGCCGGGCCATACGCCCGAGCACCTCAGCTATCTCGTCCGCGACGCCGGCGGCGGCGCCGAGGATTTCATCGCCCTCGCCAGCGGGGACTTCGTCTTCGCCGGCGACGTCGGGCGGCCCGACCTGCTCGAGCGCGCGGCCGGCATCGCCGGCGTGATGGAGCCGTCTGCCCGCACGCAGTTCGCGTCGATCCAGCGTGAGTTCAGAGGCCTGCCGGAGTTCCTCCAGGTGTGGCCCGCTCATGGCGCCGGCAGCGCCTGCGGCAAATCGCTGGGCGACGTTCCGACGTCCACCGTCGGCTACGAGCTGCGCACGAACCCCTCCATACATGCGGCCGTGAACGAACAGGCGTTCGTCGACTACATCCTGGCGGGCCAGCCCGAGCCGCCTCTGTACTTCGCGCGCATGAAGCGGGACAACCGCCGCGGTCCGCAGCTGCTGCGCGGGCTGCCCGCGCCGCCGGCGCTGCGCGCATCGGATCTCGCGGCGCTCGAGAACCGGCGAGATGTCGCCGTCCTCGACACGCGGCCGCGTCAGGCCTTCTTCGCCGGGCACCTCGCCGGCTCGCTGCTGACGGAACTGGACTACCAGTTGTGTTCGATCGCCGGGTCGTACGTCGAGGAGGGCACGCCGATCTACCTGGTCGTCGACGAGGCGCGGCTCGACGAAGCGGTGCGCGCGCTCATCCGCGTCGGCCTCGATGACATCGCCGGCTACGTGACGCCGGCCGCCCTGGCCGAGTACGAGCGGCAGGCCGGTCCGCTCCGCCGCACCGCCACGATCGACATGGCCGGGATGGAGGCGCGCCGCGCCGGCGGCGGCGTGCAGGTGCTCGACGTCCGCGGGGCGGCGGAGTTCGGCGCGGGACACGTCCCCGGGGCGGTCAACGTCCCGCACACCCGAATCGGGGTGAACGCCGGCAGCCTGCGCCCGGACGCGCCGCTGCTCGTGTACTGCCAGAGCGGCGCGCGCGCCGCTGCCGCAGTCGCGATGCTCGAGCGGCTCGGCTTCGAGGCGATCGACGTGAACGACAACTTCGCCAGCTATCGGCGCGCGGAGCAATTCTCCGCGCCTGCGTGAGGACTGTGATGACACCCGAAGCCACCGCGACCGCCGTCGCAG contains the following coding sequences:
- a CDS encoding sigma-70 family RNA polymerase sigma factor, with the translated sequence MSGDIAARPAAEAASDDELVAAARKGDAAALERLLVRYQPHLYRFGLSMCGNVEDAGDVTQESLISMARALPDFRGESSVSTWLYTIARRFCIKKRRRSKFAPAREDSLEALERTAEGIADPAPGPEQEASNRELAEVLTRAIDALAPPYREVLILRDVEGLSAPEVARVTGVSVDAVKSRLHRARVAVRQALEPILIQPPNQSPRPAACPDILTLFSRHLEGEIDPAVCASMEAHLAECPRCGSACESLKRTLAVCRQLPTPDVPRPLAASIRAAIHSLVHSR
- a CDS encoding MBL fold metallo-hydrolase translates to MLVRQVADPKLAQFAYLIGCPRTGEAIVIDPERDVDRYFDLAARHKLRIAAAADTHIHADYLSGLREMAERGVLVYASKEGGPEWQYEWLRHGGYRHRLLGHGDQFSVGNIEFRAVHTPGHTPEHLSYLVRDAGGGAEDFIALASGDFVFAGDVGRPDLLERAAGIAGVMEPSARTQFASIQREFRGLPEFLQVWPAHGAGSACGKSLGDVPTSTVGYELRTNPSIHAAVNEQAFVDYILAGQPEPPLYFARMKRDNRRGPQLLRGLPAPPALRASDLAALENRRDVAVLDTRPRQAFFAGHLAGSLLTELDYQLCSIAGSYVEEGTPIYLVVDEARLDEAVRALIRVGLDDIAGYVTPAALAEYERQAGPLRRTATIDMAGMEARRAGGGVQVLDVRGAAEFGAGHVPGAVNVPHTRIGVNAGSLRPDAPLLVYCQSGARAAAAVAMLERLGFEAIDVNDNFASYRRAEQFSAPA